One Larimichthys crocea isolate SSNF unplaced genomic scaffold, L_crocea_2.0 scaffold348, whole genome shotgun sequence DNA segment encodes these proteins:
- the LOC104939703 gene encoding SH3 domain-binding protein 4 isoform X3, whose product MAAHRIRATTTNPSLPRCKSEGTLIDLNEGVSEASLSDVRVPSPSALRLDTASSFGAAREVVAIKDYCPSSFTTLKFSKGDRLYVLDSSGGEWWYAHNNTEMGYIPAAYVQPINYRDSCFSDSGMIDTVGDCNEEAAKEMNLLGEWAGVILKPSTFQNRNPFATTHTSTNPFLNGGPQSSHDQNINEKSGDLLLFDTPTSSVPNSTSSPADINGFGSGIFNFNPLSPTVEQTLRRDNPFFRSKRSYSLSELSILQAQSDSPLISTSFFGGLKAPAPEQFQSREDFRTAWLTHRKLARSCHDLDSLGQSPGWGQTQPVETNIVCRLDSSGGAVQLPDTSISIHIPEGHVVPGDTQQISIKALLDPPLELNNDHCTTVSPVVEIKLSNMETKTTVTLEMKVSVVVNMESRQTTEILCVRSDCKEGPYTPIPMAYMYGDTVQVCLDNLEPCMYVCVVAQSQSISSDSTVWENVVKKITLGVYGPKHIHPSFKTVVAMFGHDCAPKTLLVSEVGKQLQSAPSAVLQLWGKHQFVLFKPQDLRVGVYSNMANYEVKASDQARVIRSFQVKLGKVCRLVYVIASRNTEDVSDFTLRIQVKDDQDCILAQFCVQTPTPPPKTGQKTSVQRRFLKKKELGKIVLSPLAIATKYPVFQDRRINNLKFGKLTKTVIRQTKNQYLLEYLKGDFVALLSEEKIKLKGQLWTKEWHIGYYQGKMGFVHAKNVLVVGKVKPIYFSGPDLTTSLLLEQILKPCKFLTYIYASVRTILMENIGNWRAFADALGYANLPLTHFCRAELDSEPERVASVLEKLKEDCNNAESKERKSFQKELLTVKEAR is encoded by the exons ATGGCCGCCCATCGAATCAgagccaccaccaccaacccttCTCTCCCACGCTGCAAGTCTGAAGGGACACTCATCGACCTCAATGAAGGAGTGTCAGAAGCCAGTCTGAGTGATGTCAGAG tgccTTCTCCCAGTGCCTTACGACTGGACACGGCTTCCTCCTTTGGTGCTGCAAGGGAAGTTGTTGCCATTAAGGACTACTGCCCATCCAGCTTCACCACCCTGAAGTTCTCTAAAGGGGACCGCCTCTATGTTTTGGACTCGTCAGGGGGAGAGTGGTGGTACGCCCATAACAACACAGAGATGGGTTACATCCCTGCAGCTTATGTGCAACCCATCAACTACAGAGACTCGTGCTTCAGCGACAGTGGGATGATTGACACTGTGGGAGACTGTAACGAGGAAGCAGCCAAAGAAATGAACCTTCTAGGAGAATGGGCAGGAGTGATTTTGAAACCATCCACCTTCCAAAACAGAAATCCTTTTGCAACAACCCATACCTCTACAAACCCTTTCCTAAATGGGGGTCCTCAGAGCTCACATGATCAGAATATTAATGAGAAATCAGGTGACCTTCTTCTGTTTGATACACCCACTTCATCAGTGCCCAACTCTACTAGCAGCCCTGCTGACATCAATGGTTTTGGCAGTGGCATTTTTAACTTCAACCCTCTAAGTCCCACTGTGGAACAAACATTACGTAGGGACAACCCATTTTTTAGAAGCAAACGTTCCTACAGTCTGTCTGAGCTCTCCATCCTGCAGGCTCAGTCCGATTCCCCACTGATCTCCACCAGTTTCTTTGGAGGCCTCAAAGCACCGGCACCAGAGCAATTCCAAAGCAGGGAAGATTTCCGGACTGCATGGCTCACCCACCGTAAGCTAGCCAGGTCCTGCCATGACTTGGACTCACTGGGTCAGAGCCCTGGCTGGGGCCAAACACAGCCAGTTGAGACAAATATTGTCTGTCGACTTGACAGCTCAGGAGGTGCTGTCCAGCTACCAGACACCAGCATCAGCATTCATATACCCGAGGGCCACGTGGTGCCAGGGGACACCCAGCAGATTTCAATCAAAGCTCTGCTCGACCCACCACTAGAACTGAACAAcgaccactgcaccaccgtcaGCCCTGTGGTGGAGATAAAACTCAGCAACATGGAGACCAAAACCACAGTTACACTAGAGATGAAAGTGTCTGTTGTGGTAAACATGGAGAGCAGGCAAACAACAGAGATCTTGTGTGTCAGAAGTGATTGTAAAGAGGGACCTTACACTCCCATTCCTATGGCGTACATGTATGGGGACACAGTCCAGGTGTGCCTGGATAACCTGGAaccatgtatgtatgtgtgtgttgtggctcAGTCCCAGTCCATATCTTCAGATTCCACAGTTTGGGAGAATGTGGTTAAAAAGATAACCTTAGGAGTATATGGTCCCAAACATATTCACCCGTCCTTCAAGACAGTCGTGGCTATGTTTGGCCATGATTGTGCCCCAAAGACGTTATTAGTGAGTGAGGTAGGCAAACAGTTGCAGTCTGCACCGTCAGCAGTGCTGCAGCTCTGGGGCAAACACCAATTTGTCCTGTTCAAACCCCAGGACCTCAGAGTTGGAGTTTACTCCAACATGGCCAACTACGAGGTAAAGGCTAGTGACCAGGCGAGAGTGATCCGAAGCTTCCAGGTAAAACTTGGCAAAGTCTGCAGGCTTGTCTATGTCATTGCCTCACGCAACACTGAAGATGTTTCTGATTTCACCTTAAGAATCCAAGTCAAGGATGACCAAGATTGTATACTAGCTCAGTTCTGTGTCCagacaccaacaccaccacctaAAACAGGCCAAAAGACATCAGTGCAACGGCGCTTCCTGAAGAAGAAGGAATTGGGCAAGATAGTCTTATCGCCTCTTGCGATTGCCACCAAGTACCCTGTTTTTCAGGACAGGAGAATAAATAACCTGAAATTtggaaaattaacaaaaactgTCATCCGACAAACAAAAAATCAGTACTTGCTTGAGTACTTAAAAGGAGACTTTGTAGCTCTGTTGAGTGAGGAGAAGATCAAGCTGAAGGGCCAGTTGTGGACAAAAGAATGGCACATTGGGTATTATCAGGGAAAAATGGGATTTGTTCATGCCAAGAATGTGCTAGTGGTTGGCAAAGTTAAGCCCATTTACTTCAGTGGGCCTGACCTCACGACTTCATTGTTACTGGAGCAGATACTGAAGCCCTGCAAATTCCTCACGTACATCTATGCCTCCGTAAGAACTATACTGATGGAAAATATCGGCAATTGGCGAGCATTCGCGGATGCCCTAGGATACGCCAACCTTCCTCTGACCCATTTCTGTCGTGCAGAGCTTGATAGCGAACCTGAGAGGGTTGCATCAGTGCTCGAGAAGCTGAAGGAGGACTGCAACAACGCTGAGAGTAAAGAGCGGAAGTCCTTCCAGAAAGAACTCTTGACA GTCAAGGAAGCGCGTTGA
- the LOC104939703 gene encoding SH3 domain-binding protein 4 isoform X2: MAAHRIRATTTNPSLPRCKSEGTLIDLNEGVSEASLSDVRVPSPSALRLDTASSFGAAREVVAIKDYCPSSFTTLKFSKGDRLYVLDSSGGEWWYAHNNTEMGYIPAAYVQPINYRDSCFSDSGMIDTVGDCNEEAAKEMNLLGEWAGVILKPSTFQNRNPFATTHTSTNPFLNGGPQSSHDQNINEKSGDLLLFDTPTSSVPNSTSSPADINGFGSGIFNFNPLSPTVEQTLRRDNPFFRSKRSYSLSELSILQAQSDSPLISTSFFGGLKAPAPEQFQSREDFRTAWLTHRKLARSCHDLDSLGQSPGWGQTQPVETNIVCRLDSSGGAVQLPDTSISIHIPEGHVVPGDTQQISIKALLDPPLELNNDHCTTVSPVVEIKLSNMETKTTVTLEMKVSVVVNMESRQTTEILCVRSDCKEGPYTPIPMAYMYGDTVQVCLDNLEPCMYVCVVAQSQSISSDSTVWENVVKKITLGVYGPKHIHPSFKTVVAMFGHDCAPKTLLVSEVGKQLQSAPSAVLQLWGKHQFVLFKPQDLRVGVYSNMANYEVKASDQARVIRSFQVKLGKVCRLVYVIASRNTEDVSDFTLRIQVKDDQDCILAQFCVQTPTPPPKTGQKTSVQRRFLKKKELGKIVLSPLAIATKYPVFQDRRINNLKFGKLTKTVIRQTKNQYLLEYLKGDFVALLSEEKIKLKGQLWTKEWHIGYYQGKMGFVHAKNVLVVGKVKPIYFSGPDLTTSLLLEQILKPCKFLTYIYASVRTILMENIGNWRAFADALGYANLPLTHFCRAELDSEPERVASVLEKLKEDCNNAESKERKSFQKELLTALLKMDCQGLVASVSWTLCF; this comes from the exons ATGGCCGCCCATCGAATCAgagccaccaccaccaacccttCTCTCCCACGCTGCAAGTCTGAAGGGACACTCATCGACCTCAATGAAGGAGTGTCAGAAGCCAGTCTGAGTGATGTCAGAG tgccTTCTCCCAGTGCCTTACGACTGGACACGGCTTCCTCCTTTGGTGCTGCAAGGGAAGTTGTTGCCATTAAGGACTACTGCCCATCCAGCTTCACCACCCTGAAGTTCTCTAAAGGGGACCGCCTCTATGTTTTGGACTCGTCAGGGGGAGAGTGGTGGTACGCCCATAACAACACAGAGATGGGTTACATCCCTGCAGCTTATGTGCAACCCATCAACTACAGAGACTCGTGCTTCAGCGACAGTGGGATGATTGACACTGTGGGAGACTGTAACGAGGAAGCAGCCAAAGAAATGAACCTTCTAGGAGAATGGGCAGGAGTGATTTTGAAACCATCCACCTTCCAAAACAGAAATCCTTTTGCAACAACCCATACCTCTACAAACCCTTTCCTAAATGGGGGTCCTCAGAGCTCACATGATCAGAATATTAATGAGAAATCAGGTGACCTTCTTCTGTTTGATACACCCACTTCATCAGTGCCCAACTCTACTAGCAGCCCTGCTGACATCAATGGTTTTGGCAGTGGCATTTTTAACTTCAACCCTCTAAGTCCCACTGTGGAACAAACATTACGTAGGGACAACCCATTTTTTAGAAGCAAACGTTCCTACAGTCTGTCTGAGCTCTCCATCCTGCAGGCTCAGTCCGATTCCCCACTGATCTCCACCAGTTTCTTTGGAGGCCTCAAAGCACCGGCACCAGAGCAATTCCAAAGCAGGGAAGATTTCCGGACTGCATGGCTCACCCACCGTAAGCTAGCCAGGTCCTGCCATGACTTGGACTCACTGGGTCAGAGCCCTGGCTGGGGCCAAACACAGCCAGTTGAGACAAATATTGTCTGTCGACTTGACAGCTCAGGAGGTGCTGTCCAGCTACCAGACACCAGCATCAGCATTCATATACCCGAGGGCCACGTGGTGCCAGGGGACACCCAGCAGATTTCAATCAAAGCTCTGCTCGACCCACCACTAGAACTGAACAAcgaccactgcaccaccgtcaGCCCTGTGGTGGAGATAAAACTCAGCAACATGGAGACCAAAACCACAGTTACACTAGAGATGAAAGTGTCTGTTGTGGTAAACATGGAGAGCAGGCAAACAACAGAGATCTTGTGTGTCAGAAGTGATTGTAAAGAGGGACCTTACACTCCCATTCCTATGGCGTACATGTATGGGGACACAGTCCAGGTGTGCCTGGATAACCTGGAaccatgtatgtatgtgtgtgttgtggctcAGTCCCAGTCCATATCTTCAGATTCCACAGTTTGGGAGAATGTGGTTAAAAAGATAACCTTAGGAGTATATGGTCCCAAACATATTCACCCGTCCTTCAAGACAGTCGTGGCTATGTTTGGCCATGATTGTGCCCCAAAGACGTTATTAGTGAGTGAGGTAGGCAAACAGTTGCAGTCTGCACCGTCAGCAGTGCTGCAGCTCTGGGGCAAACACCAATTTGTCCTGTTCAAACCCCAGGACCTCAGAGTTGGAGTTTACTCCAACATGGCCAACTACGAGGTAAAGGCTAGTGACCAGGCGAGAGTGATCCGAAGCTTCCAGGTAAAACTTGGCAAAGTCTGCAGGCTTGTCTATGTCATTGCCTCACGCAACACTGAAGATGTTTCTGATTTCACCTTAAGAATCCAAGTCAAGGATGACCAAGATTGTATACTAGCTCAGTTCTGTGTCCagacaccaacaccaccacctaAAACAGGCCAAAAGACATCAGTGCAACGGCGCTTCCTGAAGAAGAAGGAATTGGGCAAGATAGTCTTATCGCCTCTTGCGATTGCCACCAAGTACCCTGTTTTTCAGGACAGGAGAATAAATAACCTGAAATTtggaaaattaacaaaaactgTCATCCGACAAACAAAAAATCAGTACTTGCTTGAGTACTTAAAAGGAGACTTTGTAGCTCTGTTGAGTGAGGAGAAGATCAAGCTGAAGGGCCAGTTGTGGACAAAAGAATGGCACATTGGGTATTATCAGGGAAAAATGGGATTTGTTCATGCCAAGAATGTGCTAGTGGTTGGCAAAGTTAAGCCCATTTACTTCAGTGGGCCTGACCTCACGACTTCATTGTTACTGGAGCAGATACTGAAGCCCTGCAAATTCCTCACGTACATCTATGCCTCCGTAAGAACTATACTGATGGAAAATATCGGCAATTGGCGAGCATTCGCGGATGCCCTAGGATACGCCAACCTTCCTCTGACCCATTTCTGTCGTGCAGAGCTTGATAGCGAACCTGAGAGGGTTGCATCAGTGCTCGAGAAGCTGAAGGAGGACTGCAACAACGCTGAGAGTAAAGAGCGGAAGTCCTTCCAGAAAGAACTCTTGACA GCTCTGTTGAAGATGGACTGTCAGGGTCTCGTGGCCAGCGTGTCATGGACTTTGTGCTTTTGA